From the genome of Apodemus sylvaticus chromosome 3, mApoSyl1.1, whole genome shotgun sequence, one region includes:
- the Fam131c gene encoding LOW QUALITY PROTEIN: protein FAM131C (The sequence of the model RefSeq protein was modified relative to this genomic sequence to represent the inferred CDS: inserted 1 base in 1 codon): MPELTGLWAQEPPSTGLRLDGSYGCQDLFTSAHKSCPRPXGTDLLNRDLPCSHPPAIVPDHVSGKDKQMDFCWDPWQRCFQTTNGYISDSRACPSNYSVAALATSSLVGVVQSIKDHITKPTAMARGRVAHLIEWKGWSAQQSGWELSPVDDEHYCCLPDELREARFAAGVAEQFAITEATLSAWSSLDDEELQPEDSTQGAFQLQDLGSIYLQDSLLSGPSQDDSLLACSPGLTLDDGWPSPEEPPSPTQHHRQRLPGAQGPDGGPRLRGSLPSVDSGSLSEEEDEVFYN; encoded by the exons ATGCCCGAGCTCACCGGCCTGTGGGCACAGGAACCTCCGAGCACAGGATTGAGGCTGGACGGCAGCTATGGCTGCCAAG ATCTGTTCACAAGTGCCCACAAAAGCTGCCCCAGGC CAGGCACAGACCTCCTGAACCGGGACCTGCCCTGCAGCCACCCGCCCGCCATTGTTCCCGACCATGTTTCTGGCAAG GAcaagcagatggatttctgttgGGATCCTTGGCAG aGGTGCTTCCAGACCACCAATGGCTACATATCTGACTCTAGAGCCTGCCCCAGCAACTACAGTGTGGCTGCCCTGGCCACGTCATCCCTTGTGG GGGTGGTGCAGAGCATCAAGGACCACATCACAAAGCCCACGGCCATGGCGCGGGGCCGAGTGGCCCACCTCATCGAGTGGAAAGGCTGGAGTGCCCAGCAGTCAGGCTGGGAGCTGTCCCCGGTGGACGACGAGCATTACTGCTGCCTTCCAGACGAGCTGCGTGAGGCGCGCTTTGctgcag gGGTCGCTGAGCAGTTTGCTATCACGGAGGCCACTCTGAGTGCCTGGTCCTCTCTGGATGACGAAGAACTGCAGCCCGAGGACAGTACCCAGGGTGCCTTCCAGCTCCAAG ACCTCGGGAGCATCTACCTTCAGGACAGCCTCCTGAGCGGCCCTTCACAGGATGACAGTCTCCTAGCCTGCTCTCCTGGCCTCACCCTGGATGATGGTTGGCCCTCACCCGAGGagccccccagccccacccagcaTCACCGGCAGCGGCTGCCCGGGGCCCAGGGGCCGGATGGTGGGCCCCGCCTTCGCGGCTCGCTGCCCTCCGTGGACAGTGGCTCTCTttcagaagaggaagatgaagtaTTTTACAACTGA